From Salvelinus namaycush isolate Seneca chromosome 2, SaNama_1.0, whole genome shotgun sequence, one genomic window encodes:
- the LOC120018283 gene encoding rho GTPase-activating protein 19-like: MAADKDSNKNTQNRRGTVCNVVISQDAGGSWGGSGVGGRPPVIFNPDFFVEKLRHERPEGFQELVLSNISRLIDLPGAEFSLLLGDEGGHKTPTAAGGGFFRSFNFLKRKDKEVVFGTPLTEGGIAQIYQLIEYLSKNLQVEGLFRVPGNSVRQQALKEQLNSGADIDLEAGGFHPNDVATLLKTFLGELPEPLLTHQHFHAHLKIADMTLFDEKGNKTSVPDKERRIEALQLLFLLLPQANRSLLKLILDLLYHTAKQQDKNKMSAFNLALMFAPHVVWPRDMVATDLQENLKKLNNGMAFLIKHSQKLFRAPMYMREHARMHFTGSKTLQTKDDIDLLSVAGFPAPVPLKRCWADPSQYLSPSSSSQGQQHHTEESLKELFRHVHDNMPDSAKKKKLLRQLAKQTTPGLAPGTPINNYQTPPAQSKKHPRSRSFGGFIKRRHKGDQQALERRGRQISPEMVAAAMGRLGKENVVLQSVNSPVTVNNNSPGGVKASDSVALNRERGLKLSKDSPSISRMCFSPSLETSM; encoded by the exons ATGGCAGCGGATAAAGATTCCAATAAAAATACACAAAACAGAAG GGGTACGGTGTGCAACGTGGTGATCAGCCAGGATGCAGGGGGATCTTGGGGCGGCAGTGGGGTTGGTGGCCGCCCGCCCGTCATCTTCAACCCAGACTTCTTTGTGGAGAAGCTACGTCACGAGAGACCTGAGGGGTTTCAAGAGCTGGTGCTTagcaacatcagccgcctcatcGACCTTCCCGGTGCTGAATTCTCTCTGCTGTTAGGGGACGAGGGAGGGCACAAGACACCCACAGCGGCCGGAGGGGGATTCTTCCGCTCCTTCAACTTCCTCAAACGTAAAG ATAAGGAAGTGGTGTTCGGGACTCCTCTGACAGAGGGAGGCATCGCCCAGATTTACCAGCTCATCGAATACCTCAGCAAGA ATCTGCAGGTAGAAGGTCTGTTCAGGGTGCCAGGTAACAGTGTGCGGCAGCAAGCCCTGAAGGAGCAGCTGAACAGTGGCGCAGACATCGACCTGGAGGCAGGGGGCTTCCACCCCAACGACGTGGCCACCCTCCTCAAGACCTTCCTGGGAGAGCTACCTGAACCCCTCCTCACGCACCAACACTTCCACGCTCACCTCAAAATAGCAG ACATGACTCTGTTTGATGAGAAAGGCAACAAGACGTCAGTACCTGATAAGGAGCGTCGGATTGAGGCCTTACAGCTCCTCTTCCTGCTGCTGCCCCAGGCCAACCGCAGCCTCCTCAAACTGATCCTGGACCTGCTCTACCACACCGCCAAGCAGCAGGACAAGAACAAAATGTCCGCCTTCAACCTCGCCCTCATGTTTGCCCCCCACGTCGTGTGGCCCAGAGAT ATGGTGGCCACTGACCTCCAGGAGAATCTGAAGAAGCTAAACAACGGCATGGCCTTCCTCATCAAACACTCCCAGAAACTATTCAGG gCTCCTATGTACATGAGGGAGCATGCCAGAATGCACTTCACAGGATCTAAGACCCTGCAGACCAAG GATGATATAGACCTGTTATCTGTGGCTGGTTTCCCTGCCCCTGTTCCCCTGAAGAGGTGTTGGGCTGACCCGTCTCAGTACCTGTCCCCCTCGTCGTCGTCCCAGGGCCAGCAGCACCACACAGAGGAGTCCCTGAAGGAGCTGTTCAGACACGTCCATGACAACATGCCCGACTCTGCCAAGAAGAAGAAACTCCTACGCCAG CTTGCTAAACAGACCACCCCCGGCCTGGCCCCAGGGACACCCATCAACAACTATCAGACCCCCCCGGCCCAGAGCAAGAAACACCCCCGCTCCCGCTCCTTCGGTGGATTCATCAAG AGGAGACATAAGGGGGACCAACAGGCGTTGGAGAGGAGGGGCAGACAAATCTCCCCGGAGATGGTTGCTGCGGCGATGGGACGGCTGGGAAAGGAGAACGTCGTCCTGCAGTCG GTGAACAGTCCGGTGACAGTGAATAATAATTCTCCAGGCGGGGTCAAGGCCTCTGATAGCGTGGCCCTCAATAGAGAGAGGGGACTTAAACTATCAAAG gactctccatccatctccagaatgtgtttctctccctccctagaAACGTCGATGTAG